agtagttatattcttgtacataggagcagtattatagtagttatattcttgtacataggagtagtattatagtagttatattcttgtacataggagcagtattatagtagttatattcttgtacataggagcagtattatagtagttatattcttgtacataggattagtattatagtagttatattcttgtacataggaggtagtattatactagtaatattcttatacataggagtagtattatagtagttatattcttgtacataggagcagtattatagtagttatattcttgtacataggagcagtattatagtagttatattcttgtacataggagtagtattatagtagttatattcttgtacataggagtagtattatagtagttatattcttgtacataggattagtattatagtagttatattcttgtacataggagcagtattatagtagttatattcttgtacataggattagtattatagtagttatattcttgtacataggaggtagtattatagtagtaatattcttatacataggaggtagtattatagtagttatattcttgtacataggagtagtattatagtagttatattctggaacataggagtagtattatagtagtaatattcttgtacataggaggtagtattatagtagttatattcttgtacataggagtagtattatagtagttatattcttgtacataggagcagtattatagtagttatattcttgtacataggagtagtattatagtagtaatattcttgtacataggaggtagtattatagtagttatattcttgtacataggagtagtattatagtagttatattcttgtacataggagtagtattatagtagttatattcttgtacatagtaggtagtattatagtagttatattcttgtacataggagcagtattatagtagttatattcttgtacataggagcagtattatagtagttatatttttgtacataggaggtagtattatagtagttatattcttgtacataggaggtagtattatagtagttatattcttgtacataggagtagtattatagtagttatattcttgtacatagtaggtagtattatagtagttatattcttgtacataggagcagtattatagtagttatattcttgtacataggagtagtattatagtagttatattcttgtacataggagtagtattatagtagttatattcttgtacataggaggtagtattatagtagttatattcttgtacataggagtagtattatagtagttatattcttgtacataggagcagtattatagtagttatattcttgtacataggaggtagtattataggagttatattcttgtacataggagcagtattatagtagttatattcttgtacataggagtagtattatagtagttatattcttgtacataggagtagtattatagtagttatattcttgtacataggagtagtattatagtagttatattcttgtacataggaggtagtattatagtagttatattcttgtacataggagtagtattatagtagttatattcttgtacataggagcagtattatagtagttatattcttgtacataggaggtagtattataggagttatattcttgtacataggagtagtattatagtagttatattcttgtacataggagtagtattatagtagttatattcttgtacataggagcagtattatagtagttatattcttgtacataggaggtagtattataggagttatattcttgtacataggagtagtattatagtagttatattcttgtacatatgagtagtattatagtagttatattcttgtacataggaggtagtattatagtagttatattcttgtacatagtaggtagtattatagtagttatattcttgtacataggagcagtattatagtagttatattcttgtacatagaagtagtattatagtagttatatttttgtacatagagaAGTTCTAGATCTGTAGTAAATGTATTTTCTCGTAATTTATAGTACATTACTTGGCGGTATGTTCACTTTTTTCTGACACATGTAATAAAAGTTTCTTCTTACTTTCAGATATGACAAGTGATCTTCGCAAAAGGAAAAAAGACACAGAATTGAAGAATGGTGCACACCAAGAAACTGTGGACAAAGAGAAAGTCAAGGAAGAAAAAAGTTCTTCCTTTTGCTTAAAGTGTTTTCGGTGGACATTGATCCTCACTTTGCTCATGGTCCTAGTGGTTGGTGTTCGGTTGTACCGTGATAATGAACTAGTGAAGCGCCAGGAGGCGGCCCTGCGGACTCTGGGTATGGAGggtcttctcctcttctcttcaCTTGATACCGACAATGATTTGTACATCAGTCCTGAAGAGTTCAGACCTATTGCTGAGAAGTTTACAGGGATCACTCCAGCATTTGACTATGAAGAAGACGACAACTTGGATCCCAATGGAGAAACACTAACTGTCTCTGCCATCTTTCAACCTTTGCTCATGGAGACCATGACCAAGAGTAAAGACGGGTTTTTGGGAATCACCAACAGTGCTCTTTCAGGACTGAGAAACTGGACGACACCAGTTGTGCCCAACACTGTGTTTTTTGCCCGGCAATTCAAGGCCTTCCTCCCAccaaaaaataaagtgaatgttGGAGATCCTTGGTGGATCATCCCCAGCGAGCTCAATATCTTCACTGGATATTTGCCTAATAACAGAATTTATCCTCCACCTCCAAAAGGGAAAGAAGTCCTCATCCATAAACTTCTATCTATGTTCCATCCCCGTCCATTTGTCAAGACAAGGTTTGCACCACAAGGTTCGGTGGCTTGTATCCGAGCAGTCAGTGACTTCTACTACGATATTGTCTTTCGGATCCATGCCGAGTTTCAGCTTAATGAACCACCAAATTTCCCTTTCTGGTTTTCTCCTGGTCAGTTCACCGGCCATATAGTCCTGTCCAAGGATGCGTCCCACGTGAGATACttcaagctgtttgtcccaaatAACCGGACTCTAAATGTGGACATGGAATGGTTGTATGGACCGAGTGAAAGCAGCAACATGGAGGTGGACATTGGATACTTGCCCCAGATGGAATTGGAATCATTAGGTCCGTCCATCCCTTCAGTGATCTACGACGAAAATGGCAATGTCGTGGACAGTCGGAACCCTGATGGGGAACCTCTAGAATTTGTATTTGAGGAGATAACCTGGGAGTCGCAGATAAGTTGGGAAGATGCCTCCAAAAAACTTGAAGTCACCATGTACCCTTTCAAGAAGGTTTCATATTTTCCTTTCACGGAAGCTTTCGATAGAGCGTTTGCCGAAAAGAAACTTGTGCACTCGGTCTTACTATGGGGTGCATTGGACGATCAGTCCTGCTGAGGTTCGGGGCGAACTCTCCGGGAGACTGTCCTGGAGAGTTTGCCCGTTCTTGCTTTGCTCAACGAGAGCTTCATCAGTAGTTGGTCGCTGGTGAAAGAACTTGAGGAAATTCAAAGCAACAAAGACAACAATTCGTATGCAACCTATGCCTCGCTCCACCTGGAGAAGTATAACTTTCCGGTGGAGATGATGATCTGTCTTCCGAATGGAACCGTCGTCCACCATATTAATG
This genomic stretch from Leptodactylus fuscus isolate aLepFus1 chromosome 4, aLepFus1.hap2, whole genome shotgun sequence harbors:
- the SELENON gene encoding selenoprotein N, coding for MTSDLRKRKKDTELKNGAHQETVDKEKVKEEKSSSFCLKCFRWTLILTLLMVLVVGVRLYRDNELVKRQEAALRTLGMEGLLLFSSLDTDNDLYISPEEFRPIAEKFTGITPAFDYEEDDNLDPNGETLTVSAIFQPLLMETMTKSKDGFLGITNSALSGLRNWTTPVVPNTVFFARQFKAFLPPKNKVNVGDPWWIIPSELNIFTGYLPNNRIYPPPPKGKEVLIHKLLSMFHPRPFVKTRFAPQGSVACIRAVSDFYYDIVFRIHAEFQLNEPPNFPFWFSPGQFTGHIVLSKDASHVRYFKLFVPNNRTLNVDMEWLYGPSESSNMEVDIGYLPQMELESLGPSIPSVIYDENGNVVDSRNPDGEPLEFVFEEITWESQISWEDASKKLEVTMYPFKKVSYFPFTEAFDRAFAEKKLVHSVLLWGALDDQSCUGSGRTLRETVLESLPVLALLNESFISSWSLVKELEEIQSNKDNNSYATYASLHLEKYNFPVEMMICLPNGTVVHHINANYFLDITSVKPEEVDSSLFSFSDGLEDVSTSTYVKFLKEGLEKARPYLES